Genomic DNA from Halanaerobiales bacterium:
CATTTTTTACACCTTTAAGATGATACCCAAAATTATGAATAAATTCATTAAATTCCTGCATTCGATCTATATCAGGTTCATCATGGACACGGTAAATAAAGGGAATATCCCGCCAGTACATATCTTCTGCTACTATATTATTAGCAGCTATCATAAATTCTTCAATAAGTTTTTCTGGCACTTCATGTTTTCTTTTTTTCAATTCTTTAGGATTACCATTATCATCTAAAATAACTTTAACTTCTTCAAAATCAAAATCAATACTTCCTTCAGCAAATCTATTATCTCTCAATTTTTTCATAGTTTTCTGCATTAATTTAAGCTTAGGTAAGAAATCATCATATTTTTCCTGTAGCTCTTTATTATCATGTAAAAGCATTTCTCTAACTTCATCATAAGTTAAACGATGATTTGTCTTTATAATACTTTGTGTAATTTCATAATCTGTTAATTCTAATGGTTCCAGCTTATAATCCATAAATACAGTCATCGCAAGTCTATCAACCTGGGGATTTAAACTGCAAATTCCATTGGATAGTTTTTGGGGAAGCATAGGAATAACCCTATCAACCAGATATATACTTGTTCCCCTTTCTCTTGCTTCTGCATCTAACTCAGTTCCTTCCTGTACATAATGAGTTACATCTGCAATATGAACACCAAGTCTAACTTTATTTTCAGCTATTTTTTCAATAGAAACTGCATCATCAAGATCTTTAGCATCTGCTCCATCAATAGTGACCATTGGTAAATCCCGAAGATCTTTTCTTTGACTTAAATCAGGATCTTTAACCTCTAGAGGCACATCTTCTATTTCTTTTAAAACTTCAGCTGAAAAACTCTGAGGTAATTGTAATTGTCTAATAATAGCTTCAATATCAACACCTGGCTGATCACTATCCCCAAGAATTTCAATTATTTTTCCCTCAGGATTACGATTACTTTCCGGCCACTGTTCTATTTTGGCAACTACTTTTTGATTTTGTTTTGCTCCTTTTAATTTTTCATTAGGAATAAAAACATCAGAAAAAATTCTTTTATTATCAGGAACTACAAATCCAAAATATTTACTTTTATCTAAATTACCAACTATAGTTTGATTGGCCCTTTCAATAACTCTTACAACTTCACCTGCTTCTTTTTCACCTCTCGAATCAGGAAGAAGACGTAAAAAGACCTTATCATTGTGCATAGCACCATTCATATTTTCCAGACTTATAAATATATCTTCTCGTTCTGGATTATCAGGAATTAAAAAAGCAAATCCCCGAGGA
This window encodes:
- the rnr gene encoding ribonuclease R, translated to MSARQRLLKYLRETAKKPVTIEELYKKFKIADDQRKYFRELLEELVEEGLVAKNSSGQYGVPEKFNLIPGRIDRSPRGFAFLIPDNPEREDIFISLENMNGAMHNDKVFLRLLPDSRGEKEAGEVVRVIERANQTIVGNLDKSKYFGFVVPDNKRIFSDVFIPNEKLKGAKQNQKVVAKIEQWPESNRNPEGKIIEILGDSDQPGVDIEAIIRQLQLPQSFSAEVLKEIEDVPLEVKDPDLSQRKDLRDLPMVTIDGADAKDLDDAVSIEKIAENKVRLGVHIADVTHYVQEGTELDAEARERGTSIYLVDRVIPMLPQKLSNGICSLNPQVDRLAMTVFMDYKLEPLELTDYEITQSIIKTNHRLTYDEVREMLLHDNKELQEKYDDFLPKLKLMQKTMKKLRDNRFAEGSIDFDFEEVKVILDDNGNPKELKKRKHEVPEKLIEEFMIAANNIVAEDMYWRDIPFIYRVHDEPDIDRMQEFNEFIHNFGYHLKGVKNGVHPRALQELLEKVEGKPEQNIIETVLLRSMKKAVYSDHNIGHFGLGIEYYSHFTSPIRRYPDLMIHRIIKEVLNNGYLNEQRREEIKKQVVNVADHSSLQERRAMEAERDSVDLKKIEFMEDKMNEEFTGIISGVTGFGFFVRLENTVEGLVHVEDLKDDYYIFQRDQHALIGERTKKMYQIGDEVEVKVTGVNLDQRQLDFVLVD